One Phaseolus vulgaris cultivar G19833 chromosome 2, P. vulgaris v2.0, whole genome shotgun sequence DNA window includes the following coding sequences:
- the LOC137810449 gene encoding transcription factor bHLH84-like: MEPIEEISQEWMSCHSEVYTEEEAEFMSQFFYERFNMETEAPNANSIFFIQGSEPCAHSTKYIFPTTNASNNLGHVFSLPGNDAKLMNENTDQELGLGRENLADMDLQAHKARQILVSEPEKDNTRSMEKSEKRFRSSLEGPENKRNVKSKKNPKPSSLRNTEEEATQTLSSCFSDDESKDSRAMKSSGKSRSNRDAALDLQSAYARKRRERINERLRILQTLVPNGTKVDISTMLEEAVQHVKFLQLQIKLLSSDDLWMYAPIAYNGMSIGPELLTSTSPSNQRNA, translated from the exons ATGGAGCCTATTGAGGAGATCTCCCAAGAATGGATGAGTTGTCATAGTGAAGTGTACACAGAGGAGGAAGCTGAGTTCATGAGCCAGTTCTTCTATGAACGTTTCAACATGGAAACAGAAGCTCCAAATGCAAATTCTATCTTCTTTATACAAGGGAGTGAGCCCTGTGCTCATAGTACCAAATATATCTTTCCCACAACAAATGCTTCCAACAATTTGGGCCACGTGTTTTCCTTACCAGGGAATGACGCCAAATTGATGAATGAAAATACTGACCAAGAGTTGGGTCTTGGGAGAGAGAATCTTGCTGATATGGATTTGCAGGCTCACAAGGCACGCCAAATATTAGTTTCTGAACCCGAAAAGGATAATACCAGAAGCATGGAGAAATCAGAAAAAAGGTTTAGGAGCTCACTTGAG GGCCCAGAGAACAAGAGGAATGTGAAATCTAAGAAGAATCCCAAACCATCTTCTTTGAGGAACACTGAAGAGGAAGCAACTCAGACCTTAAGCAGTTGCTTTTCAGATGATGAATCCAAAGATTCTAGAGCAATGAAGTCAAGTGGAAAATCAAGATCTAACAGAGACGCTGCACTTGATCTACAGAGCGCGTATGCAAGA aagagaagagagagaataaATGAAAGGTTGAGAATTCTACAAACACTGGTCCCAAATGGAACTAAG GTTGATATCAGCACAATGCTTGAGGAAGCTGTGCAACATGTGAAGTTTTTACAGCTTCAAATTAAG CTTCTGAGCTCTGATGATCTGTGGATGTACGCTCCCATTGCTTACAATGGAATGAGCATTGGCCCGGAACTTTTAACATCAACATCACCAAGCAACCAAAGAAATGCATAG
- the LOC137810450 gene encoding small ribosomal subunit protein uS14z/uS14y/uS14x, whose protein sequence is MGHSNVWNSHPKSYGPGSRTCRVCGNPHGLIRKYGLMCCRQCFRSNAKEIGFIKYR, encoded by the exons ATGGGGCACTCCAATGTGTGGAACTCTCATCCCAAGAGCTATGGACCTGGTTCTCGCACCTG CCGAGTCTGTGGGAACCCTCATGGGTTGATTAGGAAGTATGGGCTTATGTGCTGCAGGCAGTGTTTCCGCAGCAATGCGAAGGAAATTGGCTTCATTAAG TATCGCTGA
- the LOC137810437 gene encoding uncharacterized protein: protein MASSSSAPGGLGLSEEDYEVMYGSESGWVEARSSCDHLPSLSADLSHIPPPNTPCHTCHHPSENWLCLSCKQVLCSRFVNKHMLHHFTHTNHFLALSFSDLSVWCFSCDAYLDAQLIPQLRPVHQLAYIMKFGEPPPLIQHQPSSSATSD, encoded by the exons atggcttcgtcttcttctGCGCCG GGAGGTTTAGGGTTATCGGAAGAAGATTACGAGGTGATGTATGGCTCTGAATCGGGATGGGTGGAGGCTCGATCATCCTGCGATCATCTACCTTCTTTATCCGCCGATCTCAGCCACATTCCGCCGCCCAACACACCGTGCCACACCTGCCACCACCCCTCCGAAAACTGGCTCTGCCTCTCTTGCAAGCAGGTCCTCTGTAGCCGTTTCGTGAACAAGCACATGCTCCATCACTTCACCCACACTAATCACTTTCTCGCCCTCAGTTTCAG TGATCTCTCCGTCTGGTGTTTCTCTTGCGACGCTTATTTGGATGCTCAACTCATTCCCCAACTTCGTCCTGTTCATCAACTAGCTTATATAATGAAATTCGGTGAGCCTCCACCACTTATTCAACATCAACCTTCTTCCTCTGCCACTTCGGACTAG
- the LOC137810438 gene encoding probable polyamine transporter At3g19553, which yields MVMVMGLEGTKSNPKLTLLPLIALIFYEVSGGPFGVEDSVRGGGGPLFSLLGFFIFPLIWSIPEALVTAELATSFPQNGGYVIWISAAFGPFWGFQEGFWKWFSGVMDNALYPVLFLDYIKQSLPLFDRFAVRIPALLGITFSLTYLNYRGLHIVGFSAVLLALFSLSPFLIMALLSIPLIRPRRWLAADFGKVEWRRYFNSMFWNLNYWDKASTLAGEVENPSKTFPKALVGGLVLVVSSYLIPLLAGTGALESSPSEWEDGYFAQVGMFIGGSWLKLWIQVAAAMSNLGLFEAEMSSDAFQLQGMSKMGMLPAVFASRSKYGTPTVSILFSATGVIFLSWMSFEEIIEFLNFLYAVGMLLEFAAFITLRLNKPNLHRPYRVPLPTFWAAILCLPPALLLILVMCLASLRTFFVSGAVILLGFILYPILVQAKNKNWILFVENKDVELLVSSPFASVEEELSLVQSDS from the exons ATGGTGATGGTGATGGGTCTAGAGGGCACCAAATCCAATCCCAAGCTAACCCTTTTGCCTCTCATAGCTCTAATATTCTATGAAGTATCAGGGGGTCCTTTTGGAGTAGAGGATTCGGTGAGGGGAGGGGGTGGTCCTCTTTTCTCCTTACTCGGATTCTTCATTTTCCCTCTAATATGGAGTATACCAGAAGCTCTTGTCACGGCTGAACTCGCCACCTCCTTCCCTCAAAACGGTGGTTATGTTATCTGGATTTCCGCCGCCTTTGGACCCTTTTGGGGCTTTCAGGAAGGCTTCTGGAAATGGTTCAGTGGGGTCATGGACAATGCTCTGTACCCTGTTCTGTTCCTCGACTACATCAAACAATCTTTGCCTCTCTTTGACCGATTCGCTGTCCGAATCCCTGCTCTCTTGGGGATCACATTTTCACTAACATACTTGAATTACCGTGGCCTTCACATTGTTGGCTTTTCAGCTGTTCTGCTTGCCCTTTTCTCACTTTCCCCATTTCTCATAATGGCCCTTCTTTCCATTCCACTCATAAGACCAAGGCGCTGGCTTGCTGCAGATTTTGGCAAGGTGGAGTGGAGAAGATACTTCAATAGCATGTTCTGGAATTTAAACTACTGGGATAAGGCAAGTACCCTTGCGGGGGAGGTTGAAAATCCAAGTAAAACGTTCCCAAAAGCACTTGTTGGAGGACTAGTCTTGGTGGTCTCCTCTTATTTGATCCCACTTCTTGCTGGAACAGGTGCTTTGGAGTCCTCGCCAAGTGAGTGGGAAGATGGTTATTTTGCACAGGTGGGGATGTTCATTGGTGGTTCTTGGCTCAAACTCTGGATTCAAGTGGCTGCTGCTATGTCTAACCTCGGCTTGTTTGAAGCAGAAATGAGTAGTGATGCTTTTCAACTTCAAGGGATGAGCAAAATGGGAATGCTTCCAGCTGTATTTGCTTCAAG GTCTAAGTATGGAACGCCCACGGTTAGCATTTTGTTCTCTGCCACTGGGGTTATCTTCTTGTCGTGGATGAGCTTTGAGGAAATCATAGAGTTCCTCAATTTCTTATATGCCGTGGGAATGCTTCTTGAGTTTGCAGCTTTCATAACTTTGAGGTTGAACAAGCCAAATCTTCACAGACCTTACAGAGTTCCGTTGCCAACATTTTGGGCGGCCATACTATGTTTGCCTCCTGCTTTATTGCTTATTCTTGTAATGTGTTTGGCTTCTTTGAGAACGTTCTTTGTGAGTGGAGCTGTGATTCTCCTGGGGTTCATCCTCTACCCTATCTTAGTTCAAGCCAAAAATAAGAACTGGATTCTGTTTGTAGAAAATAAGGATGTTGAGCTTCTTGTAAGCTCACCATTTGCTAGTGTGGAAGAGGAGTTGTCTTTAGTGCAAAGTGATTCTTAA